In a single window of the Methanolobus psychrophilus R15 genome:
- a CDS encoding beta-lactamase domain protein: MDEPQPLKIAEGIYWVGVVDWNLRDFHGYETPKGGSYNAYLIVDEKIALIDTVKASFSEEMLKRIRQIVDPAKIDYVISNHVEMDHSGSLPAIMDIATNATLIASAKGKSGLCEHYREMGCDDWKFQVAKTGDEIKLGKRTLMFIEATMLHWPDSMQTYLKEDKILFSNDAFGQHIATSKRFDDEVEDVMEDAAIYYANILLPFGGQVIKYVEKVKELGISIDMIAPAHGVIWRKDPSRIIEAYGRWARGEAAQKVLVIYDTMWGSTEKMAMEIAEGVREAGVEVRVRHLRKNDWSMTMKELMDSPVIAIGSPTMNNKMFYTVAGFLTYMTGLHPKNKKYFLFGSYGWGGGAIKGMEKEIESAGFKLATESLQVKFRPFEDDLKQCRDVGKRLAEIAKEEAKS, from the coding sequence ATGGATGAGCCACAGCCACTGAAGATAGCAGAGGGAATATACTGGGTAGGCGTTGTTGACTGGAACCTGAGAGACTTTCATGGTTACGAGACTCCAAAAGGTGGAAGTTACAACGCATACCTTATTGTTGATGAGAAGATAGCGCTTATCGACACGGTCAAGGCAAGCTTTTCCGAAGAGATGCTCAAAAGAATAAGGCAGATAGTTGACCCGGCCAAGATAGATTATGTTATCTCCAACCATGTGGAGATGGACCATTCCGGGTCATTGCCTGCGATAATGGACATCGCTACAAATGCCACCCTTATTGCAAGCGCCAAGGGTAAGTCCGGGCTCTGTGAGCATTACAGGGAAATGGGCTGTGACGACTGGAAATTCCAGGTAGCAAAGACCGGAGACGAGATAAAACTCGGAAAGCGGACACTGATGTTCATTGAGGCAACTATGCTGCACTGGCCCGACAGCATGCAGACATACCTCAAGGAGGACAAGATACTCTTCTCCAACGATGCATTTGGCCAGCACATTGCAACTTCCAAACGCTTTGATGATGAAGTGGAGGATGTCATGGAAGATGCTGCCATCTACTATGCAAATATCCTGCTGCCCTTCGGCGGACAGGTTATCAAGTATGTGGAGAAGGTAAAAGAGCTTGGGATAAGCATAGATATGATAGCCCCGGCCCACGGTGTCATCTGGAGGAAGGATCCTTCCAGGATAATTGAAGCCTATGGCAGATGGGCCAGAGGAGAAGCTGCCCAAAAGGTGCTTGTGATCTATGACACCATGTGGGGCAGCACTGAGAAAATGGCAATGGAGATAGCTGAGGGTGTAAGAGAAGCAGGCGTGGAAGTAAGGGTGCGCCATTTGAGAAAGAACGACTGGAGTATGACCATGAAGGAGCTGATGGATTCACCGGTCATTGCTATTGGCTCCCCTACGATGAACAATAAGATGTTTTACACGGTAGCAGGGTTTCTTACATATATGACAGGGCTTCATCCAAAGAACAAGAAATACTTCCTCTTCGGCTCCTACGGATGGGGAGGCGGAGCTATTAAAGGCATGGAAAAGGAGATAGAATCTGCAGGGTTTAAACTTGCAACCGAGAGCCTGCAGGTCAAGTTCAGGCCTTTTGAGGATGACCTGAAGCAGTGCAGAGATGTCGGAAAAAGGCTTGCAGAAATCGCAAAAGAAGAGGCAAAGTCTTAA
- a CDS encoding oxidoreductase FAD-binding domain-containing protein gives MKFQANISEIIQRSANVKSFRFKRPVDFDYKAGQYIVVTLEFNGKSVSKPFSLSSSPTEKDHLEFTKKLTGHEFSNALDSMETGYPFNITGPFGKMSYEGEYEKIVLLSGGIGIAPMRGICRYCTDLKLDTDVVLICSDRTEEDMVFWKELSEMIRQNPRLTVFQTLTRASENWTGCRERINENLIRKEVPDYATREFYICGPPSMTESMTEMLHSMGIPDVRVKKESLIGY, from the coding sequence TTGAAATTCCAGGCGAATATAAGTGAAATTATCCAGCGCAGCGCAAATGTAAAGAGCTTCAGGTTCAAAAGACCTGTTGATTTTGACTACAAAGCCGGGCAGTACATTGTAGTGACATTGGAATTCAATGGGAAGAGCGTCAGCAAGCCTTTCAGTTTATCCAGCAGCCCGACAGAAAAGGACCACCTGGAATTCACAAAGAAACTTACCGGCCACGAATTCTCAAACGCGCTGGATTCCATGGAAACCGGATATCCTTTCAATATCACTGGCCCCTTCGGAAAGATGAGTTACGAAGGAGAGTATGAAAAGATAGTATTGCTCAGCGGCGGAATAGGCATAGCACCCATGAGAGGCATCTGCAGGTACTGTACTGATCTGAAGCTGGATACGGATGTAGTGCTGATCTGCAGTGACAGGACCGAGGAGGACATGGTATTCTGGAAAGAGTTATCAGAAATGATCCGGCAGAACCCTCGCCTTACTGTGTTCCAGACCCTGACCAGAGCATCCGAAAACTGGACCGGATGCAGGGAGAGGATCAATGAGAACCTGATCCGAAAGGAGGTACCTGATTATGCTACAAGGGAGTTCTACATTTGCGGGCCTCCATCCATGACGGAGTCCATGACTGAGATGCTGCACTCCATGGGCATACCGGATGTGAGGGTCAAGAAGGAATCACTGATAGGATACTGA
- a CDS encoding carboxymuconolactone decarboxylase, producing the protein MCGNRDPNEDRKMCGEGKRRDGLLGDMSDKLGFTPHILETLDELEPEFLHKYNMCNSKLLQDGALPAKTKILMALAVVASKQCEACVASQMKSALNNGATKEEIMEVMDVIFITSGAPAVAACRHALKMLR; encoded by the coding sequence ATGTGTGGAAATAGAGATCCAAACGAAGACAGGAAAATGTGCGGAGAAGGAAAAAGACGCGATGGCTTACTTGGGGACATGTCAGATAAGCTGGGATTCACACCTCACATACTGGAAACCCTTGATGAGCTTGAGCCGGAGTTCCTGCACAAGTATAATATGTGCAACAGCAAATTGCTCCAGGATGGTGCACTTCCTGCCAAAACAAAAATCCTGATGGCACTCGCAGTGGTGGCTTCAAAGCAGTGTGAGGCCTGTGTGGCTTCCCAGATGAAGAGCGCGCTCAACAACGGAGCAACTAAGGAGGAGATCATGGAAGTCATGGATGTGATCTTCATAACCTCAGGTGCACCGGCTGTTGCAGCCTGCAGGCATGCGCTGAAAATGCTAAGATGA
- a CDS encoding F420H2-dehydrogenase 40 kDa subunit — protein sequence MAHPKILEVIEHDVCTACGACASVCPAGAIVVDKRAEIRDPDNLELYVKGAAPGVCEGCLTCARICPVIDGFMEDEFANVRSFFGAKSNIKGQDGGVTSTLAKALLESGEVDCIVGIASDDGWNTELILMTKPEDVDRTTGTKYTYDSVLSALKEPFEKYDRIAVIGVPCQVHAARLISENVNDKIVVIIGLLCMESFYHDVMKEKILPEIMGLKAEDVVKMDFGKGQFWNYTKDGEAHSVKIAQVAPHARNPCHHCCDYTSYFADISVGSVGTPDGWNSVLIRTDVGEKYFDMIRDKVEIMEDPKPGLDLIKKLTTMKHDNNKKHYLEVCEEFTFDECGIH from the coding sequence ATGGCCCATCCCAAGATATTAGAGGTCATTGAACACGACGTCTGCACAGCTTGCGGGGCATGCGCATCGGTCTGCCCCGCCGGTGCTATCGTCGTGGATAAAAGGGCAGAGATTCGTGACCCTGATAATTTAGAACTGTACGTCAAAGGTGCAGCGCCTGGTGTATGTGAGGGATGTCTTACATGCGCAAGGATCTGTCCTGTCATTGACGGATTTATGGAAGATGAATTTGCAAACGTAAGGTCATTCTTCGGAGCAAAGAGCAATATAAAAGGCCAGGACGGAGGTGTAACTTCCACTCTTGCAAAGGCTTTGCTTGAGAGTGGTGAGGTTGACTGTATCGTTGGCATCGCCAGCGATGACGGGTGGAATACAGAACTGATCCTGATGACAAAGCCCGAAGATGTTGACAGGACAACAGGTACCAAATATACTTATGACTCTGTACTGTCAGCTCTGAAAGAACCATTCGAGAAATACGACCGGATAGCTGTGATCGGAGTCCCCTGCCAGGTACATGCAGCCCGCTTGATATCGGAAAATGTAAATGATAAAATAGTTGTTATTATTGGCCTGCTGTGCATGGAAAGTTTCTATCATGATGTCATGAAGGAAAAGATCCTTCCGGAGATCATGGGACTTAAGGCGGAAGATGTCGTCAAGATGGACTTCGGCAAAGGTCAGTTCTGGAACTATACAAAGGACGGCGAGGCACACAGTGTGAAGATCGCACAGGTTGCTCCGCATGCAAGGAACCCATGCCACCACTGCTGTGACTATACATCATACTTTGCTGATATCTCAGTAGGTTCTGTTGGTACTCCTGACGGATGGAACAGTGTGCTTATACGCACTGATGTCGGTGAGAAGTACTTCGATATGATCAGGGACAAGGTTGAGATCATGGAAGACCCCAAGCCCGGACTGGATCTTATCAAGAAACTTACCACGATGAAACACGACAACAATAAGAAACACTACCTGGAAGTATGTGAAGAGTTCACATTCGATGAATGTGGTATTCACTGA
- a CDS encoding NADPH-dependent FMN reductase codes for MPLSEGSAIRLLGISGSPRKKATDFIVNEALRYAQEKFGSETEYFSASGKDMKFCIHCDYCVRTKQGCIHKDDLVELYDRMIWADAWIIGTPVYQGTLSAQTKTILDRCRAVVARDPKVFLNKIGAAAAVGGDRIGGQEPAIRSIHDFYVISEMIPVGGGSFGSNLGGTFWSKDKGAEGVAEDPDGLKSLRRTMKKLIQTAQLIKKIQQE; via the coding sequence GTGCCATTGTCTGAAGGTTCAGCTATCCGGCTACTGGGTATATCTGGCAGCCCCAGGAAGAAAGCCACTGATTTTATTGTGAATGAGGCCTTGCGATATGCACAGGAGAAGTTTGGTTCAGAGACGGAGTATTTCTCTGCAAGCGGAAAGGACATGAAATTCTGCATTCACTGTGACTACTGTGTGCGTACCAAGCAGGGCTGCATCCACAAAGACGATCTTGTGGAGCTGTATGATAGAATGATCTGGGCTGATGCCTGGATAATCGGCACTCCTGTCTACCAGGGTACGCTCAGCGCCCAGACAAAGACTATTCTGGACAGGTGCAGGGCTGTGGTTGCACGCGACCCAAAGGTATTCCTGAACAAGATTGGTGCCGCAGCTGCAGTGGGCGGTGACAGGATAGGAGGCCAGGAACCTGCGATCCGGTCCATACATGATTTTTATGTTATCAGCGAAATGATACCTGTGGGTGGAGGGTCCTTCGGTTCCAACCTTGGCGGAACTTTCTGGTCAAAGGACAAGGGAGCAGAAGGAGTGGCTGAAGACCCTGACGGTCTCAAGAGCCTTCGCAGGACAATGAAGAAGCTGATTCAGACAGCTCAGCTTATTAAAAAGATACAACAGGAGTAA
- a CDS encoding rubrerythrin, translated as MGMKDTLKEIADELDQLGSIDEAIAMAIELENEGREYYLEKASSMSNAVARDLYTFLAEEEKKHAEYLRQYREQKKAPIVEFDYPDFKASFAEEFSGKKLEEVGILLAALRFEHKSEYFYSELAKRADDEDQRVFFENVAAAERGHYRIIDELLEWATEFRMQT; from the coding sequence ATGGGCATGAAAGACACCTTAAAGGAAATAGCAGATGAGCTTGACCAGCTCGGATCGATCGATGAAGCAATTGCCATGGCCATTGAACTGGAAAACGAAGGGCGGGAATACTATCTGGAAAAAGCATCTTCGATGAGCAATGCGGTTGCCAGGGATCTTTACACTTTCCTTGCAGAAGAGGAAAAGAAACATGCCGAGTATCTTCGGCAATACAGAGAGCAGAAAAAGGCACCTATCGTTGAGTTTGATTACCCGGATTTCAAGGCGTCTTTTGCGGAAGAGTTCTCCGGAAAAAAACTGGAAGAGGTGGGAATATTGCTGGCAGCCCTGAGATTTGAGCACAAGAGCGAGTATTTCTACTCAGAACTGGCAAAGAGGGCAGATGATGAGGACCAAAGGGTTTTCTTTGAGAACGTTGCGGCTGCCGAGAGAGGACATTACAGGATAATAGATGAGCTTCTCGAATGGGCAACCGAGTTCAGGATGCAGACATAA
- a CDS encoding 4Fe-4S ferredoxin iron-sulfur binding domain protein, whose translation MPAKVDKNKCEGIGACAQACPTDVIEIQKDNNGDMKSVIARPEDCVECGICVDACPTESITIE comes from the coding sequence GTGCCGGCAAAAGTAGATAAAAACAAGTGTGAAGGCATCGGAGCATGTGCTCAGGCATGCCCTACAGATGTAATAGAGATTCAGAAAGACAATAACGGGGACATGAAGTCCGTTATTGCACGACCTGAAGATTGTGTGGAATGCGGTATCTGTGTGGATGCCTGCCCCACGGAATCGATAACCATTGAATAA
- a CDS encoding 5,10-methylenetetrahydromethanopterin reductase has product MTFGIEFVPSDPVLKIAHYAKLAETQGFDNVWITDHYNNRDVYSTLAVLAMNTNSIKLGTGVTNPYTRNVAVTASSIASINEISGGRAILGLGPGDKATFDAMGISWDKPLTMTKESISALRAFFTGKKVNQDGEMVKISGAKMAFKAGNVPIYMGAQGPKMLELAGEVADGVLINASHPKDFEVAVQQIASGAKKAGRDPKEVDVAAYACFSIDEKPEKAVNAAKVVVAFIVAGSPDMVLERHGIDVAAKADIGGAIAKGDFGSLMGGMVTTEMIDAFSICGTPADCKARINDLLDIGVTQIVAGSPIGPDKEKAIKLIGKEIIGQK; this is encoded by the coding sequence ATGACATTTGGAATAGAGTTTGTACCGAGCGACCCGGTTCTTAAGATCGCTCATTATGCAAAGCTTGCTGAAACACAGGGATTTGACAATGTATGGATCACTGACCACTACAACAACCGTGATGTGTACTCCACTTTAGCTGTTCTTGCAATGAACACTAACAGCATCAAGCTGGGTACCGGTGTGACAAATCCGTACACCCGGAACGTAGCTGTGACCGCTTCAAGCATAGCTTCCATCAACGAGATATCAGGTGGCCGTGCAATTCTTGGTCTTGGTCCTGGAGACAAGGCAACTTTTGATGCAATGGGAATCTCATGGGACAAGCCATTGACAATGACAAAGGAAAGTATTTCCGCACTTCGCGCTTTCTTCACAGGGAAGAAGGTCAACCAGGATGGCGAAATGGTCAAGATCAGCGGTGCAAAGATGGCATTCAAGGCAGGTAACGTACCTATCTATATGGGTGCACAGGGCCCTAAAATGCTCGAGCTTGCCGGAGAGGTTGCTGATGGTGTACTGATCAACGCATCCCACCCAAAGGACTTCGAAGTAGCTGTGCAGCAGATCGCATCAGGTGCAAAGAAAGCAGGCCGTGACCCCAAGGAAGTGGATGTTGCAGCATACGCATGCTTCTCAATCGATGAGAAACCTGAGAAAGCAGTCAACGCTGCAAAGGTCGTTGTCGCATTCATAGTTGCAGGCTCACCTGACATGGTGCTTGAACGCCACGGCATTGATGTAGCAGCAAAGGCTGACATCGGCGGTGCAATTGCAAAGGGCGATTTCGGCTCACTCATGGGCGGAATGGTAACTACCGAGATGATCGATGCGTTCTCTATCTGCGGAACCCCGGCTGACTGTAAGGCAAGGATCAATGACCTGCTTGACATCGGTGTGACACAGATAGTTGCCGGCTCCCCAATCGGACCTGACAAAGAGAAGGCTATCAAGCTTATCGGTAAAGAAATAATCGGACAAAAATAA
- a CDS encoding flavoprotein, translated as MKRIAWGITGSGDLIKETYDIMVDIKKKNDIEMMVFLSKEGETVLKWYHMWSDLQNDFPDFKKEGGPNSPFIAGPLQVGHYDALIIAPATANTVAKIVNGISDTIVTNAVAQTAKGETPIFILAVDQKRGTVQTISPQGKTMNLKMREIDVSNSEKLAQMENITVMRKPSDIYDILGVSKD; from the coding sequence ATGAAGAGGATAGCATGGGGAATAACAGGCTCAGGAGACCTGATTAAGGAAACGTACGACATAATGGTGGACATTAAGAAAAAGAATGACATCGAAATGATGGTCTTCCTTTCAAAGGAAGGAGAAACCGTCCTCAAATGGTACCATATGTGGAGTGACCTGCAGAACGACTTCCCGGACTTCAAGAAAGAAGGAGGACCAAACTCGCCGTTCATCGCAGGGCCATTACAGGTGGGACACTATGATGCGCTCATTATTGCACCTGCCACCGCTAACACAGTTGCCAAGATAGTAAATGGGATCTCAGACACCATTGTCACTAATGCTGTAGCTCAAACCGCAAAAGGTGAAACCCCGATCTTCATACTCGCAGTAGACCAGAAAAGGGGAACCGTGCAGACTATATCACCCCAAGGGAAGACAATGAACCTCAAGATGAGAGAGATAGATGTCTCCAATTCTGAAAAGCTTGCACAGATGGAAAATATCACGGTGATGAGGAAACCTTCTGATATATACGATATATTGGGGGTCAGCAAGGATTGA
- a CDS encoding FtrB — translation MRFDGELEAEFYERSKKNAENSGYRLNSDWDVITTAVKGICNNKKQFGEWYCFCQKRTGDKEKDKKIICPCAAHKIDLETRGSCKCGLFIK, via the coding sequence ATGAGATTCGATGGTGAACTTGAGGCTGAATTCTATGAACGCTCGAAGAAAAATGCAGAAAACTCAGGATACAGGCTGAACAGCGACTGGGATGTTATCACTACTGCAGTTAAAGGTATCTGCAATAACAAGAAGCAGTTTGGAGAATGGTACTGTTTCTGCCAGAAGAGGACAGGGGACAAAGAAAAGGATAAGAAGATCATTTGTCCATGTGCAGCGCATAAAATAGACCTTGAAACACGCGGTTCCTGCAAGTGTGGGCTTTTT
- a CDS encoding myo-inositol-1-phosphate synthase, whose product MYYFDRGNVMDKIKIAIAGVGNCASSLIQGIEYYRDKHENDAIGLMHWDIGGYRPSDIEVVAAFDIDKRKVGKDISEAIFAPPNCTAIFCSDIPQRGVVVKMGCILDGFSEHMMDFDEKRTFVPSDQPEASKEGVVQALKDSGAEILLNYLPVGSEQATRFYMDCALDAGVACVNNMPVFIASDPEWAAKFEKRGIPIIGDDIKAQLGATITHRMLADLFNKRGVKLERTYQLNTGGNTDFLNMLNRSRLASKKTSKTEAVQSVLAQRLDDDNIHVGPSDYVPWQNDNKVCFLRMEGKLFGDVPMNLELRLSVEDSPNSAGVVIDAIRCCKLALDRGIGGVLYSPSAYFMKHPPKQFTDDEAHKMTSEFIHGDRTN is encoded by the coding sequence ATGTATTATTTTGACAGAGGTAATGTGATGGATAAAATCAAGATCGCAATTGCAGGTGTCGGCAATTGTGCAAGCTCTCTGATTCAGGGTATTGAGTACTATAGGGACAAGCATGAAAACGATGCTATAGGACTGATGCACTGGGATATCGGCGGTTACAGGCCTTCCGATATTGAAGTTGTCGCAGCCTTCGATATCGATAAAAGGAAAGTGGGGAAAGATATTTCGGAGGCCATTTTCGCACCGCCTAACTGTACGGCTATATTCTGCAGCGATATCCCTCAAAGAGGTGTAGTTGTAAAAATGGGCTGCATCCTGGACGGGTTCTCGGAACATATGATGGATTTCGATGAGAAAAGGACATTTGTACCTTCAGATCAGCCTGAAGCCAGCAAGGAAGGTGTGGTTCAAGCACTGAAGGACTCAGGCGCAGAGATATTACTGAACTATCTTCCTGTAGGCTCCGAGCAGGCGACCCGTTTTTACATGGACTGTGCCCTGGATGCAGGTGTTGCATGCGTCAACAATATGCCAGTTTTCATCGCAAGCGACCCGGAATGGGCCGCGAAATTCGAAAAGAGAGGCATCCCTATCATTGGTGATGATATCAAAGCACAGCTGGGTGCTACTATCACTCACAGGATGCTGGCAGACCTTTTCAATAAGCGTGGAGTGAAACTGGAAAGGACCTACCAGCTCAATACCGGAGGGAACACCGACTTCCTGAACATGCTCAACCGTAGCAGGCTTGCCTCAAAGAAAACATCGAAGACAGAGGCTGTGCAATCCGTTCTCGCACAGCGTCTGGATGATGATAATATCCACGTCGGGCCAAGTGATTACGTTCCATGGCAGAACGACAATAAAGTATGCTTCCTGAGGATGGAGGGCAAGCTTTTCGGAGATGTACCCATGAATCTGGAGTTGCGCCTCTCTGTTGAGGATTCTCCCAACTCCGCTGGCGTGGTCATCGACGCTATAAGATGCTGTAAACTTGCCCTTGACAGGGGAATCGGCGGAGTTCTTTATTCACCTTCGGCCTATTTCATGAAGCATCCTCCAAAACAGTTCACTGATGATGAGGCCCACAAGATGACCAGTGAGTTCATCCACGGCGACCGTACGAACTGA